TGTGCCGAGGCAATTGCGCTGGCGACCTCCCGGATACAGGTCGGGACCAATATCGCCAATATCTATTTTCGCCATCCCTTTCTGGCGGCCATGACGGCCTGGACGATTGCCGAGCTGTCCGACGGCCGTCTAGTGTTAGGGCTGGGGGTGAGCCATCGGCCGCTGATCGAGTCGCTGGGGATGAAGATGGATCAGCCCCGAGCCTATATGCGCTCCTACGTCCAGACGCTCAAGAAGGCGCTGGCGGGCGAGTCGGTCGGCGCATTTTTTCGGCCTCGCGCGTCCCAGCATTCCGTGCCGGTGTATGTCGCCTCGGTGACGGCCGAGACCGCTGCGGTCGGCGGCGAAGAGGCCGACGGCATCATGCCTTTCCTGCCCGCCCGAACGTATCTGACGACCCTGCTCGAGGCGGCCAAGGCCGCCGCCCGGCGCGTTGGCAAAGATCCCGAGCAACTCGACTGCATTGTCAGCATTCCGACCTTTATCTCTGAGGATCTTGAGCAGGCGCGCTCTGCGGCCCGCTACAATCTGGCCTTTTTCGCCCAGCTGCCCTTTTATCGGCTGCAGTGGCGACGGTGTGGGTTTGTCGATGAGGTCAACGCCCTGCAACAGGCCTGGCAAAGTAGAGACCGCAAAGCCGCCGCCGCCCTGGTGTCGGACCGGATGGTTGAGCAGGTGTGTGTGTATGGTCCGCCGAGCATGTGTCGGGAACAGCTGGCCGCGTTCCATGAGGCCGGGGCCGGGATGCCGGTGCTGGCCGTCAGTCCGGTCAACGAGGACCGTCTGGTGGCGACGCGCAAAGCCCTCGATGTGTTGGCCCCCAAATAAACAGGAAGGAGCAGCCATGAAAGTCACACGTATTTATACCGGCGCGGATAATCAGTCCCATTTTGAGGATGTTGAGGTCGAGCTGAAAGACGGCGGACAGGGCGGCACCATGTCGCCACTG
This Desulfurellaceae bacterium DNA region includes the following protein-coding sequences:
- a CDS encoding LLM class flavin-dependent oxidoreductase → MAEFRLGVVLSTATEAPPKEFVELGKRAEDRGFSALLVNEGRGDALACAEAIALATSRIQVGTNIANIYFRHPFLAAMTAWTIAELSDGRLVLGLGVSHRPLIESLGMKMDQPRAYMRSYVQTLKKALAGESVGAFFRPRASQHSVPVYVASVTAETAAVGGEEADGIMPFLPARTYLTTLLEAAKAAARRVGKDPEQLDCIVSIPTFISEDLEQARSAARYNLAFFAQLPFYRLQWRRCGFVDEVNALQQAWQSRDRKAAAALVSDRMVEQVCVYGPPSMCREQLAAFHEAGAGMPVLAVSPVNEDRLVATRKALDVLAPK